The DNA segment CTACAAAacacaataatataaattaaatagcAGACGGCCTCCTGCACTTGACCTctaagacattaaaaaatattaaccaagAGGAATTTGTAATTAAATTCAAGTGTCACATTAAGTTCagtattaatataattttatatgataaaattattatcGTTGTTACAATGCTAACAGTTTGTTCTTATTTGAgttatttacttattaattttttttcatgtcttataTGATTGCAAGGGTTTAAGACACTTTGGATCAGTGTTTTGATAATTGTCTTcgatactttcatgaccaacactgttaaggccactggtctaaagtcattgagataCTGTTTTTACCTTCAGGCTGCTAAATGACTTCTCCAGTCACCACTTAAAGTGGAATACCTATGCCACTTCCCACAGTAAATGTCGTAACCAAACAAAGTGTACTCATACCTCTTAAGCAACAAAAAATTCgaaaaattataaacactgatatttctttgaaaaatcaGTTAAAGAAGAAGGTTTTTTTAAGAAGACATATCAtgaaactatttacaaaattcaccttcattttaaataaagcgTCATTGttattgatataaaaaaacataGACTAATCTtagatgttttttcttttacatttgtcagTAAGGACTTGTATATATACAATTGATTCTTTTCTTTGACTAACAGGCTatttaaaaggtaaaatttacacatttatcGAAAATAACTAGTTAGTGTTGCAATTCAAATTCCTGTTGATTACTGATCTCATCCACTGTTGTGTTCTTATTACGACTGCAATTGTAAAATTGTCTTTTAAAATGAGTTAAATTGGGTAAAATATACTATGGTTAGTATTTACTTCAGAAGCATCTGTCTGCATTTGAGACAAACGTGCAATATTATCATCGGCGAGGTAAGACCACAGAAAACTTATGACGCATGCGCCTATGTCACGTGGTCCTACCTGTCCCCGTCAGCGTACATTTGCCAACGTGTCATTCACTTCTTTCTGTCTATGCATATACATACCATGACACCTTTCAGCAGTAAGACTAAAAAATTGATTAATGGGTCTGACCTCAGTTTAAAAGTCTTGGTTTCTCAACACCGCGTCATTAAAGTCACAACATCTGACAAAGATAACCCCTAGGGCCACTCGACGCAACTATATAAGTAGAGGAGTAGACAGAATCCTTTACCAGACCTCCAAGCACTTGGAAAACATCATACAAGATCGACCTGAAAGGTACGATAACTATATGTACTTCtatcatattttactgttattcttgCAAAATATTTCGATGTTGTTTTACTCTTTAATTGTTTAGTCGTTATTTCTTTTCGTCCCTTTGACCTACCTCACAATGCATTGTACTTCTATCGTTTATGTCTCCACTGAAGTAAGCTTATAACGTGTAacgtttgaaaataaagttaatttgtcttAACATAAGCTACAATTACCTTTTCATAATTTAAGACATTTCTGCTTCAGAATGAAGGTTTCCGCTGTCATTGTGCTGTTCTGCTTGGTGGCTACCAGCCTCGCTAGCTTCTACTACCCACCTAAGATCGCGAAGATCCTCGTCATTCCTAAATACGGCTATGGAAgctatggaggctatggaggctatggaggctacggaggctatggaggctacgGTGGTTACGGAGGAATCGGAGGCTTTGGCGGCGGCTTCGGCGGCGGCATCGGCGGCGGCATCGGCGGCATCGGCGGTATTGGCCTCCTAGGCGGTGGTCTAGGTCTTGGAGGAGGTTTTGGAGGATTCGGTGGTGGTCATGGAGGCAAATACTATTGATATTACTGATGGATCACACAGTCGTGTCTCAAACACACCAGGTAAGCAAACTACgtgtctgctgtttgttttatttgaccGAGTGCATACTTAGTACTTTCAGACTACAGACTTGAGACGGCAATCAGCCACTTCTCCCTAGGTTAAGGGTGAACGATGTTGctaatgtaattattttaatgtaatgtttattggtttatttcaGGTCGTAGAGCTTAATGTTGATGTCGACATCAGCGAACATTCATAGTCACCGTACTATAATGCACTCTTGGCTACATCAATAAAGTTTCTTGAactcattttctttgcttttttgttatTGACTGTATTTGTAGTTTGTGAGCCTgtcacatgaaaataaaatggtgtaacattaaaatggaaaagcaactttaataaatgagttgaaataaatttacataatttattatcaaataatttAATCAGCAGTTACTTCTTTTAATTAATCACGTAGAATGTTACagtaaaagttgtaaaaataatgtaatttaagtcaaatttatttgatttctaCTGACTAGAATTTTTTTAGGCATTGTTTGATAAACACCAGTCAGGACTAACCCTGTTCAAGAATCTTTACACAACGTAtgttgttctcttttcttttttaatacaaataaaactgatttctaTTATCAAGATTCGCTAACTGGCTATATTTACTCATGTGAAATCTTTGCTTTACGGTGATGATGACTGTATCAATCTAGAAATATATGCTggttttagaatttttaataTAGAGTAAAAACGAAGTAAAATCCATTTAAAAGGTATCAataaaattgattgattgactaaCTAAAAAGTAATGTCTATAAACCTAAgccatattttctttgttttcatctttcgcTACTACGATAAAGAATCAAACAGGTAACCAGCCTTATTCTATATGTGTTCAAAACATTCCTATGAACAGATCCTGTCCACAAGAACTAAACCGTTTAATAACAATTCGGTCAACCGCTTATAGTTTTTATTACTTAATAGAAGAAATTGGAAAAAGCTTGAACATATATCTCACCTAAAAGCAGGAAGTAAAATGCATAATAGAGATAATACAGAAATAGAACAGTTAAAAGATGTACAGTTGCCCGCACCTTGTATATCggacatttttgctgttttccaaATACTTGGAGGGGAGGTTCAGGATCTGGTCTAATCATGGACGTATataagtggactgctgtctgtctgccaagaccaacgtttagcctctagcgaagtgatctgctgttagtctcagcgagcctaaacaaagaatgtgaataaaccggaaactttatcgtctaatgcctcgttttagcagttaactggaaaaaaaatcgtctgtcagcagtccagtaatacaaattcatGGTctaatcatggacgtgtatttatggactgatgtctgtatgaaGAGACttactcttggcctcttgcgaagcgatctgctgttagtctcggcgagccgtaacaaagaatgtgaatgttgtttcctgcctctttttagtagttaatcggaaatgtgaaaaaaccggaagttttgtggtctggagcctcattctagcagttaagtgaaaaaaaaaatcgtctgccagctgtccaggggatataCGTTCGTGGTCTAATCGTCTTCTCATACAGTCGCTATTCGTAGCCGTATGGGTTACATCAATCAGTTTTGTCACTTTAATGACACGAAGTGAAGAAACCatgatctttatttttatgtgccTGCCCATCAATTAATTTTTCTCAGCAAGAGTGTTGAAAGGTCTAGTAGTGCACAaacagaaagaggagaaagataCGTTAATCAATGTATTTTTACGGTGACATCTAGAGCCACGATACATTTGTCACTTAATAGGTTTGATGGAGGTTTTCTAGTACATCAAGCTGAATGCACAAGAATACAACAGAGTAATGGTTAACGAGAAGATATTAGAAAATTGTTTATTGTGCTCAACTCAGCCCGGTGAAAAACTATTTGAGAAACGATTTTACAAGTACAGTTCTCATAAAATAGTTTGGTtgataaactattttaaacagtaccgaacagcagaaaaaaatagttttagtatTCAGAGTTATCATAAGAGATGTTAACCCTCACAATCACCCACATTGCTGATaaattggaaatattttttaataacctGTTAGTCGCAAATACGaagttaaacatttaaaatagaaaagcgTTTGATTATAAATCTTTTAGAaataaagtgctttttttttcctctaataTAACTCAACTATGCTCCTAAGCGACTCCTTCGCGCTACCCACCCCTCACCCACATCgtgtttctcttcttctctctctccgcttcATCAAGCAATATGACTAACGTAGCCGCAGTTGCTTCCGAAAGTATATGGTCGTCGAGGTCGCCTGCTACATAGTTGACTACCCATAATGCACTGTGCGGGTGACGTCACCTCGCAAGACACTTGTCTCAGCAGATGACGATGAAgtgatttgtaggtgaatcgacTTAAAGAGGCACAAGTGCAGAGTAAAGTCACTGTGAGAGTTataaagatggcggagaagaccgttgtTTATTCCCGATCACTCGACCTTTAGAGAAACTGCTTTTACTCTTATATGTGACGTCTTTCtttgcttcaagtgacgtggaacaaatgacgcacactatacgtcagacacaagacaccaatCGTTCAAAGGGTTTTACACATGCTACAACAGCCTCCCTGCACTTagcttataatttattttgctccGCTTAATCAAAGGAAAATGAATCTGATTAGCAGAAGAAGTAGCTGCATGGCGAGTACAATAATTATACTCTGTCAAactcgtatatatatatatccaatcGTGCTAGATTTCTTCACCATATTCTTCCTTTATTGTAAACCgttttcctccatttttattttaattgatgttTGATTAGGCAATGTGTGTGAAAAGGAAGGGTTATTAATGAAATCTATAATACTaagaaacaaatgatatcacacaAATAAGGTAGACATGATAAAATGCTAAGAAAAAGATAGAATAGCAGTAATGCGGACAATGTTATACCATCTTGGTTGCATACAGGTCGGTTAAACTTACTTTTTCCACGATGCACGCACACCCTGTGAGGCTTCCAAAATACTTTGGTTCAAGAGATCCAATTTTCTCCTTATCTGTTCAATTCCGCCTTGCGTGGGTCTCCTCATCAGGATGGTAGACACGACCTGATGGCTGTCTCGCATGCGGTGTAAGAGATGCTGCATGGTGCGTCAAGACGACAGAGCGAAGTTTTCCTGCCTGAGGCTTGAACCCACTGACAAACAGAAAGGTTAGGACTTGCACCACGCCTTCAATCTTGTTCATGTCAGCAGACACGGAAACTCATCCTCCATGTCTTGAAGTACTTCTGCAAATTATCACTCGTTTCCATCATCGCCTGCTTCTTATCGGACAGATCCTTCACGGCAGCTCGAGCGTCTACCTCAGTATTCTGCACATTTGTCCTTGGACATTCCGGATGCGGAGAGCTGTGCGACCTACAAAGGAAGCTCTTCACACCCTGAGCACGTGTCCGGCGTGACGTCAATTTTTGCCGAGCGCGGTCATGTCGCTCCCTCACGACCTGGTACCGTGGGGAGAGAATCGACTAGTAACGACGACAAAATCATCTGCTGTGTCTAATATCAGCAACTCGAAAACTGGATGGCGGCACATTGGGCAGCCCACCTTCTGGTCTTGTGCTCTTATCCAGGTGAGAAGACACACTCTGCGCGTGATGTGTCCACATAGCATAATCTTAGGCTCCGTGGAGGGGCCCAAGCATATGGTACACTCGAATTCATTTTAGTTAGCTGAAAACGTTGCTCCCGTCGCGTTCATacctgacaaaataaataaatatcattgATATTCAATGTACCATGTTATTTATCGCCTAATTGTAGTAAAGTAGCAGACATCGAGATTCTAACGTAATGCTACTCTGTTACGAATAACAACAAATACTTCAACTAGTATTTCGGTTGAAACTATATTTGCTCTTCATAGGCTACGTCTTGGAGCCTATAGCCTTTGACAGAAATGTTCTGGAAGGAAAGGacatgattttcttttacaaaatattttcgaaagatttcttcctttctttttaataattgGTTGACGCTTTGTGTAATACACTAATTTTACATATCTGGATGAATAACGCACTTTCTCTCAGGTAAAGTAGAAAGgctgaaatgttattttttgttgttgttgagtgcCGTTATCGACACTGGAGTTCACTGTCTCGTAAAAGCAATCAACTAGCATATGTGGGTTTGTGAAGTGGTGTTGTGGCTGTGCTcatcaaggagtaacaaggaataaacttaaCTTACTAAGGACATCTTTGAAAGTTATGGAAAAAAGGCAGCTGCTGTGAGAATCAGTGATCAATTTGGAGTACTTATTCAAATTAAAGGATCTTTTAAAGACAACTTTAAGTACATTGCTCATTTGAGTGTTCTCGGAACTTTGAATTATCATGTGCCTTTTTAATGAGCTGGTAGCCTACACACAGCTTTCTCACCAATATCAGCaggttttattaaaataaaaaaaaccaaacaaacaacaaaaaactcttCCTCTGGTAGAGAAactactattttttaaaataatttttaatactttcaatTAAGTCAAAATTGCTGCTGCAATATCAAATGTTATTTATCATCAACAGATAAAGAAAGGTATCATCAAAATAAGGTATTATCATACACAGCACTAATGAAGTTTCTTACCACTGGCACATGTGCATGTTAACAAATCTTTTCACTGCAGTTTTACATACACagcataaaagtaaaatttactgTTAGTCACTATGAGCTATATTAAATCACAAAAAGCACCTAAAGCTTTCTTTCATGTGCCACATTAATAAAGTTTTACATCACTGTGAgtcaacatgtgcttttcttttaaatgatcTGATCTTTTAagggcagctttacatacactgaaCTGGTGAGGTTTTCAATCCCTGTGAGTTAACATTTGTCCTTTTAGGCTACctaatgttttaaaagctaCATTGCATATACTGAGCTGGTGAGGTCTCTAATCTCTGTGAGTCAACATGTGCCGACTTAGTATGtccattcttttaaaagatgCGTGACATACACTACACTTGTAAGGTTTCaaatcactgtgagtcaccatgtgcttttttaggtgatttaatcttttgaaagccaAAGGACATGCAGTACAAGAGTGATTTTTTActtcactgtgagtcaccatgtgctgttttaaatgacatgacaacttaaatgaagctttacacaaactgcattggtaaggtttcacatcactgtgagttaacatgtgctgttttaaactatttgacaacttaaatgaagctttacacaaactgcattggtaaggtttcacatcactgtgagtcaccatgtgctgttttaaattatctgacaacttaaatgaagctttacacaaactgcattgaTAAGGTTTCACATctctgtgagtcaccatgtgcctTTTTAAAGGTGGtgacaacttaaatgaagctttacacaaactgcattggtaaggtttctcatcactgtgagtcaccatgtgcttttttaaacaatttgagaccttaaatgaagctttacacaaactgcatttgTAAGGTTTTACATCACTGTGAGTCatcatgtgctgttttaaatattttgacaacttaaatgaagctttacacaaactgcattggtaaggtttcacatcactgtgagtcaccatgtgttTTTTTAGGACATctgatcttttgaaagctactGAACATACattacactggtgaggtctctcatcattGTGGTGAGATCTCTTATTACTGTTAgtttccttgtgctgttttaaagTATCTACTCTTTCTAACACAATGCTACATGGAGTACAGTTGTAAGCTTTAAAATTAGAGTGGATCATCATGTGTTTCTTGAGTAGggttgaaaaactgaaagaacataaacaaacttgGCACTGATAAGGTTTGTCATCACTTCTACTTTCTGTTGCAGAATCAATggtgacttcagtaacagttttttgtctctgatgttgattttctttcttaatatcTGTCACCCAGGAATTATAAAGACTAGCAGAattcatttcttgaaaatttttcATCATTGTCATGCCGCCACACTGCATGCTGACAGGCCATCCTGTCTCAGTCTTACTACATGACTatgatcttgttcttcttgcttaAATACAAGAtgctctttctgtctttgcagATGAACAGGATCCTGTTCAGTCTTAATTAAACAGGTGACATCTTGACATTGGTACAATGCACTCCACTTCACAGCTATCCCTCATGACTAGAATCTGACGCTCAATGTGTGCAGGCATACTCAGGTTTTATTGATGAAGTTCTTCAACAGGAACTTGCTCTGTTTTAATACAATAATAGCATCCTGAGAGTTTAGTTCCAGTTTTACAGCATCCTCATGTTTCCCAGTTTGATTGAGAATATGCTTAGCAAGCTCAGGTTTTATGTAAAGCTGAGACCAGAAATGCTTTCAAGCTGTACACAGCTAATTTGTGAGCAATTTGTCTATATTTgtagaagaacaaaaatgtgCTTTCTGCCTCAAGCATTACAAATTACCGTTTAGCTCTTCTTGTAGATCAGCTACAGACCTTGGTTCAGTCTTTATGCTGTGTAACATGAGACTGGACTTGATTCGATTAATGGCAGACATAGCTTCTCTTCTAAGATTACagtcaatttttcttctttaattgtttAAGTGCTATCTGACTGAAACTGCACACGTCTTGAGCTCCTTCATCTCCTGAGACTCGGTCCCTGGTGCTTTAACAAAAACCTGCAATATTACAATGTAATAATATATTAGTTACATCTTACATATTTTcccttttgttgatttttaaaaaaataaatcttcttaAATATAGAGTTGCATATGTTAAAGTCAAAATAACAtgcagtcatttttttcaaaaccagtTGGATACTGAAAACCTTATTGATACTCCATGATCATTCTTCATGACTTATTAGGAAATATTgatttccattaaaaaaattgtccttaTTTTGGTGTTCAGGCATAACAGTTATATTGACATTACAAGAtaagattttataaacaaaCCAACAGCATATTCATTAAACCAACAGAAAGGGGATTTTGTAATGGTAGTCTGTGAATAGGCATGAACAATATTCATCATATCTGAAAATGAGATTTCCTCATTCATATTTCAATTAACAGTGCATACTGTATTGTAGTATTTAATTGTAAATGGTCCATGTAATTAATGTATACATCTGAACACTTTCTGATaccataaaaatattgataaatttatatttttaactgtatatattgataataatttaGTGCATAAAACAATGTTAggttgtaaaatttaaaatatttttttcactaatTACTGTTTTATGACAATACATTATTACTACATACTGCTGCTACTGAAGTTTTAATGGTTTTCAGTCTTAATAAAGGGAGATCATTTTATGGTAACCtgcaagttttaatttttttgtaaattttattgcaggcagtgtgtgttttaatttgctACATTTAGGTTAGGCTTTTGATTTGTGTTAAGGTAGAATTAAAACGCCTTGTTGTGTCAAAGCCTAAATACAATATtggaatgtctttttttttctgacctgATAATCGAGGCGGCTTCCGTTCAGGCAAAGGCGGTTATTTCACGATTGACCACTTCTGCGAAGGCAGCACGTCTTATTGTCAAAGCTACACGGACAGTCTGCTGAAAGTTCGGAGGAGAGTTTCACATCTGAGCCAGAAGTTGGTATACAGTCGTCCATACGATACAGCGAAGCAAGATGCTGGGAACTTATAGATCTTTTGCTTTCATGTCAGTCGTTGATCAGAACGTTCTTTTCAAATAACGGTAGTACGTCATAGGTCAGTCGGGTGCACTGAACAGAGGGGAGAGAGGGTTGGGTAGGGTCCATTGTCCACAGTGGAGTCGTGCATTTTGTGGTTTTGTCCACTTGCTGTTGGTACCGTGAAGACTCAGTAGACTGATTAGTGTGGATTAAGTCCCCTGCTACCAGTAGCAGCAGTAACACTGTATTACACGTGTTTAGTGTTGCAAAAAATTGTGGAGAGTGTCTTAATTACTGTCGTCACATACGTTTTCCGATGGACGCACCACCTTAGTAGCTAAGCTCCCTTTACAAAGTCCATTTGTTCTGCAATGAAGAGTTATCGTTTCTGTGTCCCTTAAGCAGTTCGTGTACAAAATACTGCGATATTGATTGTTTATGAAGAGCCACACACCaacttccttattttttccaTATACTTTgcgagaaagaacagcatatTGCAGTTAAAAACCAGGATGTTGAAAAGACGAATCGGGTATGTCGGGACAAAGCCATGTTTCACTGAAGCAGATCTAACACTGAGCAGTCTCTGAAGTCATGATGAGGTTTTGAAGCggcttgtcttttcttgtttacCAGAAACAGtaagttgaagaaaaacaatgcaGGCAGTGGAGGTTAGTGAAAGCAGTGGAGGCAGTGAAAGCGAAGGagcaaacattttgctttaagaGTTTCCAAACCAAGCTAACAGAAAACTTTTTTACAATGTTAAGCTGATTTTTCTCCTTATAATGTGACATTAATAGAGCTCTCGATCATCGCCGTGAAGCAAATATTTCACACGCTTAAATATGTTAGAGAATCTTTATAATGTTCAAATGttgtattaaaagaaaagagaacagaaTACGCTCTGTAATTTTGTTCAGTTGTCGTCCAGACTGCtgtcaaaaaaatgaaaaaaaaaaaaaatgactagaTATGTTTTAGTCAGTGGAAACGAAATAAATTTGAgttaaattacattatttttacaacttttactaaaacattctgggtttctaatttaaaaaagtaactgtttttttgataataaattctgtaattttatttccactCATTTCTTAAAGTTGCTTTTCCATTTTAATATTACaccattttacttttatgtgaCAGGCTCACAAACTACAAATACAGTCAataacaaaaaagcaaagaaaatgagtTCAAGAAACTTTATTGATGTAGCCAAGAGTGCATTATAGTACGGTGACTATGAATGTTCGCTGATGTCGACATCAACATTAAGCTCTACGACCtgaaataaaccaataaacattacattaaaataattacattagCAACATCGTTCACCCTTAACCTAGGGAGAAGTGGCTGATTGCCGTCTCAAGTCTGTAGTCTGAAAGTACTAAGTATGCACTCggtcaaataaaacaaacagcagacacGTAGTTTGCTTACCTGGTTGTGTTGAGACACGACTGTGTGATCCATCAGTAATATCAATAGTATTTGCCTCCATGACCACCACCGAATCCTCCAAAACCTCTCAAGACCTAGACCACCGCCTAGGAGGCCAATACCGCCGATGCCGCCGCCGATGCCGCCGCCGAAGCCGCCGCCAAAGCCTCCGATTCCTCCATAACCACcgtagcctccatagcctccatagcctccgtagcctccatagcctccatagTTACCATAGCCGTATTTAGGAATGACGAGGATCTTCGCGATCTTAGGTGGGTAGTAGAAGCTAGCAAGGCTGGTAGCCACCAAGCAGAACAGCAGCAACGCGACGGCAGCCTTCATTCTGTAGCAAAAATATCACAACTAAAATATAGATGGAATCATCTTAAATTAAGCCaaactgatttcatattttaaactaTAGTTCAAAGTCAAACGCCCAATTCAGTAAAGAGATAAACTATAGAAGGAGAACGCATTATTATTTAGGTAAAAGTGGTAGAAATCAAAAGatagagagaataaaagaaagaggaagaaaactaaaacctAGTGAGCAGGAACAGAAGAACTGAATCTATGATAAAACCACATATTTAAATAGCAAACAGTGAAAAGATGCTTAGTTACTTACCTTGAATGTCGGATGTGTGATGTTATTCAGACGCTTGGAGGTCAGGTACAGAAGGCGGCCCGCTTTTCGTCTTATATACTCGTGCTTTGTAGCCGTAGGGATAATCTCTGTCAGATTTTGTGACTTTTATGGAACAAAGTTGAGAAACCAAGATCGCAAAACTGTGTCGGACCCATTAATCAATATTATTCAGACTTATCATTACAAGGTCTAATAGGAAGTATTTTTAAGGCCTAGAAGTTGTCCAGTACACGCTCACAGGGACAGCTAAGGTCATGAGATGTTTTATTATGCAGCAACAAAGGGTTGTGctttaaattttgtcaaaaaagaacaaacaaaaaagaaaaccacaacaaaacaaatacatcaaataaaagatgtagagaaaaattgaaataattaaCTACTTAACATATTAATAGTCCCAAAAATTCTTAAAAGTAGGCGTGATAAtaatcaggtcaggtcaggtcaatcccatgcccggtccgggcgtaggggggaccgtctggcagcagcaacagacagaattttccacccggtcctgtcttgagcagatgagagcaggtctggcatctcgcgttcggtccattctttgatgttggtgacccagcttttcctcggacgaccacgacgacggctcccttcgagggttccttgtaggatcgtcttggacagggtgttgtggcgggtgacgtgaccgaaccaggcgagcttgcgccgcttcactgttgccagaaggggctcatgtgggcacgagagaggttacggtgctccgtacgtatgcgttggtcttgtgttcgcggtacgagatgcggagcagctttctcaggcacttgttctcaaaggcctggagtttcttctcCGTTGCgacaagcagcgtccaagtctcgcagccgtagagtaggattgacactacgagggacttgtacagcctgtgcttggtactgaagctgattgagttacttcgccagatcctatccagcctggacattgcggatgttgccataccaatcctgatacggatctctgctgtacagtagccatctctagtcagggtggcacccaagtacttgaagctgttgacctcctccagtttctggccgttcatgacgatgttgctgctgttgtcggtggtggaaataatcattactttgcttttttctgagcttatttccatgccataggccccccgctcgcctggagagtctgtccgtcaatcctgaagttcgttgttactgcctgccatgaggtcaatgtcatctgcaaagcgtaggttgcacaggggtctgccaccaatggagattgaggtaaggtggttgtggagggtttcttgcatgattttttcaaggaagatgttaaaaaggatgggagagagtaggcacccttgacggacccgatcgtcatcgcgaagaactcgcctagctggttgttgagtagcaccgcgctggaggcgttcttgtagagtg comes from the Pomacea canaliculata isolate SZHN2017 linkage group LG12, ASM307304v1, whole genome shotgun sequence genome and includes:
- the LOC112577373 gene encoding keratin, type II cytoskeletal 3-like; translated protein: MKVSVVLLLFCLVATSLASFYYPPKIAKVIVIPKYGYGGYGGYGGNGGYGGYGGFGGFGGIGGIGGIGGIGGIGGFGGIGGIGGHGGYGGYGGYGGGSIGVGSVGILGGGLGLGGGFGGGLGGGKYYVVELDVDIHVNSQHLTKITPRATRRNYISRGVDRILYQTSKHLENIIQDRPERMKVSAVIVLFCLVATSLASFYYPPKIAKILVIPKYGYGSYGGYGGYGGYGGYGGYGGYGGIGGFGGGFGGGIGGGIGGIGGIGLLGGGLGLGGGFGGFGGGHGGKYY
- the LOC112577012 gene encoding acanthoscurrin-1-like; amino-acid sequence: MKAAVALLLFCLVATSLASFYYPPKIAKILVIPKYGYGNYGGYGGYGGYGGYGGYGGYGGIGGFGGGFGGGIGGGIGGIGLLGGGLGLERFWRIRWWSWRQILLILLMDHTVVSQHNQVVELNVDVDISEHS